In Debaryomyces hansenii CBS767 chromosome B complete sequence, one genomic interval encodes:
- a CDS encoding DEHA2B08228p (similar to uniprot|Q04600 Saccharomyces cerevisiae YDR117C RBF64 Hypothetical ORF) has product MFKKDPQPKASANIKSSERRKLLTNICNIYNIPQQEITKECEHDILPVTTKQASFKSVQGYSGTIYCDENETPIWFKSRDSQIFPSLFTTWKCPFILPMIKTHPHVIKILSNGADLMLPGTIPPFDDRAVKGAVVGVVDSQNPTVIKAIGRCKLNMTEFDRVIGRTGTAVEVIHCLHDELYNLNKLVDIPIPSECNVDIPVNAEQNEPITHECESVHQESESVTQEADKGDNKSEIDSKIENEDNNKSTNENSIVTSMDDVAEQLSELSVEDVDKFFTRSLLQSVQQNSIALPITSSTFMSNYIYKNLPVIDPMYCNIKKTTWKKSAKFLKAMEKLNYMQVKGKGDDLSIVGLTSKDNPIIQNFVPHKPMSSLTNNKSSEKSVGNKKNKANELSIVYLYKPTNKSRMFFNKVDLPFVNLYTAPELRSLLDKYIKIQQLMDKKDPKKIVLDDTLNSISNLGLGSYPRDKVFKVFLTNFSPLYKILKPGESVDNDEIELNRGEPPKVQVITEMKIGRKVITRVSNFEKYYIKPHILSDELKVKCSGSTTIGPCTHNPKLIEVTVQGPHGKLIVDLLNSKGIPISFIEFEDKVKKRKKR; this is encoded by the coding sequence atgttTAAGAAAGACCCACAACCTAAAGCATCGGCAAATATCAAATCTTCTGAAAGGAGAAAATTATTGACCaatatttgcaatatatacaatattCCTCAACAAGAAATTACCAAAGAATGTGAGCATGATATTCTTCCTGTAACTACGAAACAGGCTTCCTTTAAAAGTGTCCAAGGGTATAGTGGAACCATCTATTGTGATGAGAATGAAACACCTATTTGGTTTAAATCTAGAGACTCTCAAATATTTCCTTCACTATTTACTACGTGGAAATGTCCTTTCATCCTCCCAATGATTAAAACTCATCCTCATGTTATCAAGATCCTTTCTAATGGGGCTGATTTAATGTTACCAGGAACAATTCCACCGTTCGATGATAGAGCAGTAAAAGGTGCGGTTGTTGGCGTGGTTGATAGTCAGAATCCAACGGTTATAAAAGCTATAGGTCGCTgtaaattgaatatgacCGAATTCGATAGGGTCATTGGTCGAACTGGTACTGCCGTGGAAGTCATTCATTGCTTACACGATGAATTGtacaatttgaataaattagtTGATATTCCTATACCATCGGAATGTAATGTGGATATACCAGTAAATGCTGAACAGAATGAGCCTATTACTCACGAGTGTGAGTCTGTTCATCAAGAGTCTGAATCTGTTACTCAAGAAGCTGATAAGGGCGATAATAAGTCTGAGATAGATTctaaaatagaaaatgaagacaACAATAAATCCACTAACGAAAATTCCATAGTTACTAGCATGGATGATGTTGCTGAACAATTGTCTGAATTATCAGTAGAGGATGTTGATAAGTTTTTTACTAGATCTCTTTTGCAGTCTGTTCAACAAAATTCTATCGCATTACCAATAACATCATCCACTTTCATGTCCAactatatttataaaaatttgCCAGTCATTGACCCCATGTATTGTAATATTAAAAAGACAACATGGAAAAAATCtgcaaaatttttaaaGGCTATGGAAAAGTTGAATTACATGCAAGTTAAAGGAAAAGGAGACGATTTATCAATTGTTGGTTTAACCTCAAAGGACAACCctattattcaaaactttGTACCACATAAACCTATGAGTTCtttaacaaataataaGTCTAGCGAGAAATCTGTTggaaataaaaagaataaagCAAATGAACTATCAATCGTTTACTTGTACAAGCCCACTAATAAGTCAAGAATGTTTTTCAACAAAGTGGATCTCCCATTTGTAAATTTGTACACTGCGCCTGAATTAAGATCATTATtggataaatatattaaaattcaGCAATTGATGGATAAAAAAGATCCGAAGAAGATTGTTCTTGACGATACATTAAACAGCATTTCCAATTTAGGTCTTGGCTCTTATCCAAGAGATAAAGTCTTTAAGGTATTTTTAACTAATTTTTCGCCATtgtataaaattttaaaacCTGGGGAAAGtgttgataatgatgaaattgaattaaatagGGGTGAGCCGCCAAAGGTTCAGGTTATTACCGAAATGAAAATAGGAAGAAAGGTTATTACGAGAGTCCTgaactttgaaaaatattacaTTAAACCACATATTTTATCAGATGAACTAAAAGTAAAATGTTCAGGTTCTACCACTATCGGGCCTTGCACTCATAATCCAAAGCTAATTGAAGTTACTGTTCAAGGACCCCACGGTAAGTTGATTGTAGATTTGTTAAATTCTAAAGGAATTCCAATatcttttattgaatttgaagacaAAGTCAAAAAGAGGAAAAAGCGctaa
- a CDS encoding DEHA2B08184p (similar to uniprot|P08466 Saccharomyces cerevisiae YJL208C NUC1 Major mitochondrial nuclease), whose protein sequence is MSKLLVNGLGLGSVGIASYFWGKSSAPTPSKTTVEPPTSVVPGKSNGGVGSLDASSIRPEEFYKYGFPGPIHDLEKRKEFISCYDRKTRNPYWIVEHITKDSIRSAQGVDRKKSVFKEDENIPLKFRNRLRDYFRSGYDRGHQAPAADAKYHQDAMDETFYLTNISPQVGDGFNRDYWAHFEDFARRLTKEYDGVRIMTGPLFLPKKCPENPNKYKVEYEVIGSPPNIAVPTHFFKLIVGEINNSKDIAVGAFVLPNEAIDNATPLTTFQVPVDALERSSGLELLHKVPYTNKKDLCREVKCEIIVREFPKNVNKLLPPAPPQGLLPPPK, encoded by the coding sequence ATGAGTAAGTTACTAGTTAATGGTTTAGGCTTAGGGTCTGTTGGTATAGCGTCATATTTCTGGGGAAAGTCGTCAGCACCAACCCCTAGTAAAACGACCGTGGAACCTCCTACCTCGGTTGTTCCAGGAAAGAGTAATGGCGGTGTCGGATCGTTAGATGCATCCAGTATAAGGCCAGAAGAGTTTTACAAATACGGCTTCCCGGGGCCAATTCATGATTTAGAGAAGagaaaagaatttattagttGCTACGATAGGAAAACTAGGAACCCATACTGGATTGTTGAACATATCACTAAAGATTCGATAAGATCTGCACAAGGGGTTGATAGGAAGAAGTCAGTGTTcaaggaagatgaaaatattcCTTTAAAGTTCAGAAATAGGTTGAGAGACTATTTCCGTAGTGGTTATGACAGAGGCCACCAAGCTCCTGCTGCTGATGCCAAGTACCATCAAGATGCCATGGACGAAACATTTTATTTGACAAACATTTCGCCGCAAGTTGGCGACGGCTTCAATCGTGACTATTGGGCAcattttgaagattttgCACGTAGATTGACCAAAGAATACGACGGGGTTAGAATAATGACAGGCCCGTTATTCTTGCCAAAGAAATGTCCAGAGAATCCGAACAAATACAAAGTTGAGTACGAGGTTATTGGGTCACCACCAAATATCGCAGTGCCAACACACTTTTTCAAGTTAATTGTTGGAGAAATCAATAACTCAAAAGACATTGCGGTTGGAGCATTCGTATTACCAAACGAGGCGATTGACAACGCCACACCGCTTACCACCTTTCAAGTTCCCGTGGATGCATTGGAAAGATCGAGCGGATTGGAATTGTTACACAAGGTTCCATATACCAATAAGAAAGATTTGTGTAGAGAGGTTAAATGTGAGATAATTGTCAGGGAATTTCCTAAGAACGTCAACAAGTTATTGCCACCAGCGCCGCCTCAAGGATTATTACCTCCACCTAAATAG
- a CDS encoding DEHA2B08162p (no similarity), with translation MLIPGKPTIGDVDTEKVYTNNIQILAHQYNNSVKYFSTGRQTTYTRREQQNTYAMPTEHLYAEWSRKVTSSAKDIPLLFV, from the coding sequence ATGTTGATACCGGGAAAGCCTACAATAGGAGATGTTGATACCGAGAAGGTCTACACAAACAACATACAAATCTTAGCTCACCAGTATAACAACTCAGTAAAATACTTCAGTACAGGACGACAGACCACATACACAAGAAGAGAACAACAAAACACATACGCAATGCCGACCGAGCACTTGTACGCAGAGTGGCTGCGAAAAGTGACTTCGAGTGCAAAAGACATCCCACTACTATTTGTATAA
- a CDS encoding DEHA2B08206p (weakly similar to uniprot|Q04080 Saccharomyces cerevisiae YDR434W GPI17 Transmembrane protein subunit of the glycosylphosphatidylinositol transamidase complex that adds GPIs to newly synthesized proteins), with protein sequence MTEKNTDSRNREEISSITVVRRAIVFVTLLFIVFLGVPLWKSTTTIHRAELPADKVKDYSMNLQNQIHYNVPVYLDIPNSLVCFIPQAQELLNKSVYDVYPELQDFWAIELRKIDDNIDAQQDYVVKFEYLPSPDNEEEQDPTESFFISPFSKETRITITDNVVRPKKVDEFLSIILTQYVFKGEIEEMSSIVKGQSHDSRNLVMPYSSKYNIVISLLNENGKPINWEIEKSLELFESIFVKLNHFANFTVTSQIQYYSTLTYPPSYDENKKSFIIPESGLSTFVNFGDWNLITHDINPSINFILYFPEANYDSKPTLIENSKTNSFLIPQWGGVTIFNKDMKKQGSNIDESELLPVMETFASQLFQLLGMPSSPKSPNIKIDSLSRTMTYKNLKQSLENLEALLTLTNSLNEISIPELTRLYVQKSIEYLEESIQELNNGNFYLSMKHSSQSLENSDRAFFEKEMVQQAYFPSEHKLAVFLPLLGPLCSIVSIGTLKAIKDIKTNRNRKVKKE encoded by the coding sequence ATGACGGAGAAAAATACCGATAGTAGGAACAGAGAGGAAATCTCCTCCATAACTGTTGTTAGACGCGCCATAGTATTCGTTACTTTGCTTTTTATCGTGTTTCTCGGTGTACCATTATGGAAATCTACAACAACAATTCACAGAGCTGAATTGCCAGCTGATAAAGTAAAAGACTATTCAATGAACCTACAAAATCAGATTCATTACAATGTTCCCGTGTATCTTGATATACCGAACTCATTAGTTTGCTTCATTCCACAAGCTCAAGAATTGCTTAATAAATCTGTATATGATGTCTATCCGGAACTACAAGACTTTTGGGCAATTGAACTAAGAAAGATCGATGATAACATAGATGCTCAACAGGACTATGTCgtcaaatttgaatactTGCCAAGTCccgataatgaagaagaacaagatcCAACTGAATCGTTCTTCATATCTCCATTCAGTAAAGAAACAAGGATCACAATTACTGATAATGTCGTCAGACCTAAGAAAGTTGATGAGTTTTTAAGCATAATTTTAACCCAATATGTTTTTAAAGGTGAAATTGAGGAAATGAGTAGTATAGTGAAAGGACAAAGCCATGATTCTAGAAATTTAGTCATGCCATATTCGtctaaatataatattgttatttCGTTATTAAATGAGAATGGAAAGCCAATAAATTGGGAGATTGAGAAGTCATTGGAGTTATTTGAATCGATCTTCGTcaaattgaatcattttgCTAACTTTACAGTAACTTCTCAAATCCAATACTATTCTACATTGACCTATCCTCCAAGCTATGATGAAAACaagaaatcatttataATTCCTGAGTCTGGCTTATCAACATTTGTGAATTTTGGTGACTGGAATTTAATTACTCATGATATCAATCCTAGTATTAACTTTATATTATACTTTCCCGAAGCTAATTATGACTCCAAGCCTACgttaattgaaaattccaagaccaattcatttttaattccaCAATGGGGTGGTGTTactatattcaataaagataTGAAGAAACAAGGATCTAATATCGATGAAAGTGAATTATTACCCGTAATGGAAACATTTGCTTCGCAGctatttcaattattagGTATGCCTTCTCTGCCTAAATCaccaaatatcaaaattgattcattgTCCAGGACTATGACgtataaaaatttgaagcAGTCATTGGAAAATTTAGAAGCATTATTGACTTTAaccaattcattaaatgaaatttcaataccCGAGTTGACAAGGTTGTACGTACAAAAATCCATAGAATACTTAGAAGAATCGATACAAGAACTAAATAATGGCAACTTCTACTTATCGATGAAGCACAGTTCACAGAGTTTAGAGAATTCTGATAGAGcattctttgaaaaagaaatggTACAACAAGCATATTTTCCAAGTGAACATAAACTAGCAGTTTTCTTACCATTATTGGGACCGCTTTGctcaattgtttcaattgGAACCTTAAAGGCAATAAAAGATATTAAAACTAACAGAAACCGTAAGGTTAAGAAAGAGTAG
- a CDS encoding DEHA2B08140p (highly similar to uniprot|P34731 Candida albicans Fatty acid synthase subunit beta), producing MSTTHRPFSLNHGTIEYTMLVPTNLLFGFSQLKDQFNKTLPEPTEGFAGDNEPSSPAELFSQFLGYTASLVEPKAAGQFDEVLKFSLHEFEVRFLSTTDVHSFAGRLVNDETYPTTLSKVKGIIKNYYNAVINSNATTTKTESNLLKNAMSVNSDGKAKIYAIFGGQGNTDDFFEELREINDMYSGLVSDLIGKIATQLNYLVRTTENVDKIYTQGFDILTWLANPEKTPDQDYLLSVPVSCPLICVLQLCHYTVTCKALGLTPGEFRSYLSGTTGHSQGLVTAMAVASSSSWDNFIENSLKAISLLFFVGARSLITFPRTTLPPSMLQDSLENNEGRPSPMLSIRDLSIEQVENFIKQTNNHLPSEKHIAISLVNGARNVVVSGPPESLYGLNLTLRNNKAPSGLDQARIPFSERKLKFSNRFLPIFSPFHSHLLEPATDLIHNDLANEEIDFSPADVKIPVFDTFNGDNFQTYTSKSEESVILRLTRCITELAVNWEKATNFASTHILDFGPGGVSGLGVLTHRNKEGTGSRIIIAGTLDTISPDDEYGFKQEIFNKAPNSTKWASNWLEEFKPKLVKNKAGKVYVDTKFSKLLGRAPLMVPGMTPTTVNPEIVAATINAGYHVELAGGGYFNASSMQKALEDVRDHIVPGSGIGLNLIYVSPRMLQWGIPLIKELREKGFPIQSMSIGAGVPSLEVATEYIETLGLTHLGLKPGSIDAISQCITIAKAHPTYPIVLQWTGGRGGGHHSFEDFHQPILQMYSKIRRCSNIVLIAGSGFGSDEDTYPYLTGTWSQTYKHPPMPFDGVLFGSRVMTAKEAHTSLDAKKAIASCTGVTDGQWESTYKKPTGGIITVRSEMGEPIHKIATRGVMLWKELDDTIFNLPKNKLTEALKKKKDYIINKLNKDFQKPWFGKNDSGVCDLQDMTYQQVANRLIELMYVKKSSRWIDLSLRNFVCDFLRRVEERFTTQADSVSLLQNFAQLQDEPQVFTDKFFDHFVLAQTQLINEEDCDFFLMCCQRPHQKPVPFVPIIDERLEYFFKKDSLWQSEDLEAVVGEDVQKTCILHGPVAAQFTTKVNEPIKDIMDSIHDGHIAKLLQDEYDGDKSKIPTVEYFGGQLPGSLNSVPSGVSIESSDDKVIYRLSSQKSLPSKAQWLELLAGNTLSWLHAFITTDRVVQGYNHVSNPLHDVLIPSGEVVVEVSHPNNSSKTSLVVLEPLNGELQPVVNIKLVKESVIQFELIEHRTADSKPVALPFLYTYAPNDGFAPILEVMEGRNDRIKEFYWKLWFGSNVPVDFDIDVEKAIVGDELTITGQDISEFTHAIGNKCEAFVSRPGKVSLAPMDFAIVIGWKAIMKAIFPKTIDGDLLRLVHMFNGYRMIPGAEPLKKNDVVSSSAEIKAVLNQPSGKLVEVIGTIYRENQPVMEVTSQFLYRGEYVDFENTFQKVTETPVQIHFDSAKDLAILKSKEWFHLEKDIELLNQVLTFRCESTYKFKSAEVYSSITTVGQIYLELPTKEVIQIGSVDYEAGKSYGNPVTDYLSRNGTTIEQAIKFENSIPISSGEELTSKAPNTNEPYAKVSGDYNPIHVSRVFASYAKLPGTITHGMFSSASIRGLVEEWAANNVASRVRAFKSTFVGMVLPNDILQTTLEHIGMINGRKIIKVETRNVETDTLVLSGEAEIEQPITTYVFTGQGSQEQGMGMDLYDSSDVAKDVWDRADRHFLDNYGFSILNIVKNNPNELTIHFGGAKGRKIRDNYIGMMFETIGEAGEIKSEKIFKEIDYTTTSFTFVSPTGLLSATQFTQPALTLMEKASYEDIKSKGLVPENIMFAGHSLGEYSALSSLANVMPIESLVDVVFYRGMTMQVAVPRDELGRSNYGMCAVNPTRVSPTFNDAALRFVIDEVAKKTGWLLEIVNYNVENTQYVTAGDLRGLDTLTNVLNVIKLNKIDIVKLQDTMSLEEVAAHLQEIISEVSAQSLAKPQPIDLQRGFAVIPLKGISVPFHSSYLMSGVKPFQRFLCKKIPKSSVKPNDLINKYIPNLTAKPFEITKAYFEEVYELTKSDKIKNIIDNWESYESA from the coding sequence ATGAGTACCACACATCGTCCATTTTCGCTAAATCAtggaacaattgaatacaCAATGTTGGTTCCAACCAATTTGTTGTTTGGATTCTCGCAATTGAAGGATCAGTTCAACAAGACGTTGCCTGAGCCTACCGAAGGGTTTGCGGGCGACAACGAACCCTCGTCGCCAGCTGAATTATTTTCGCAGTTTTTGGGCTACACCGCTTCGTTGGTCGAACCTAAGGCCGCCGGTCAGTTCGATGAAGTGTTGAAGTTCAGTTTGCATGAATTTGAAGTGAGATTCTTATCCACCACCGATGTGCATTCGTTCGCTGGACGTTTGGTCAACGACGAGACTTACCCAACCACCTTATCCAAAGTTAAAGGAATTATCAAGAACTACTACAACGCGGTGATTAACTCTAATGCCACAACCACGAAGACAGAATCAAACTTGTTGAAGAACGCTATGAGCGTCAACTCGGACGGTAAGGCCAAGATCTACGCCATTTTTGGTGGTCAAGGTAACACGGACGACTTCTTCGAAGAATTGAGAGAGATCAACGATATGTACAGTGGACTTGTGTCCGATTTGATTGGTAAGATTGCCACTCAATTGAACTATCTTGTTAGAACCACCGAAAATGTCGATAAGATTTATACCCAAGGATTTGATATCTTGACGTGGTTAGCTAACCCAGAAAAGACCCCAGACcaagattatttattatcagTGCCAGTTTCGTGCCCATTGATCTGTGTCTTACAATTATGTCACTATACGGTGACATGTAAGGCCTTAGGATTGACTCCAGGTGAATTTAGAAGCTATTTGAGCGGTACTACCGGTCATTCGCAGGGTTTAGTTACCGCCATGGCAGTTGCCTCTTCTTCTAGCTGGGATAACTTTATCgaaaattctttaaagGCTATTTcgttattattctttgttGGTGCTAGAAGTCTTATAACTTTCCCAAGGACCACTTTACCACCAAGTATGTTACAAGATTCACtcgaaaataatgaaggtaGACCTTCTCCAATGTTGTCTATTAGAGATTTATCTATAGAACAAGTCGAAAACTTTATCAAGCAAACTAATAATCATTTACCAAGTGAAAAACACATTGCTATTTCTTTGGTAAACGGTGCCAGAAATGTCGTTGTTTCCGGTCCACCAGAATCATTATACGGGTTGAATTTGACTTTGAGAAACAACAAGGCTCCATCTGGTTTAGATCAGGCTAGAATTCCATTCAGcgaaagaaaattaaagtTCTCTAACAGGTTTTTACCAATCTTTAGTCCATTCCATTCGCATTTATTAGAGCCGGCTACTGATCTTATCCATAACGACTTGgctaatgaagaaattgacttTTCACCAGCGGATGTTAAGATTCCTGTTTTCGACACTTTTAACGGTGATAACTTTCAAACTTACACATCTAAATCGGAAGAATCTGTTATTTTGAGATTAACTAGATGTATCACCGAATTAGCCGTTAACTGGGAAAAGGCCACCAACTTTGCTTCGACTCATATCTTAGATTTTGGTCCTGGTGGAGTTTCTGGTTTAGGTGTTTTAACACACAGAAATAAAGAAGGTACTGGTTccagaattattattgctGGTACTTTAGATACCATTTCCCCAGACGATGAATATGGTTTcaaacaagaaatatttaacaAAGCACCTAACTCTACCAAATGGGCTTCAAATTGGTTGGAAGAATTCAAGCCAAAATTGGTCAAGAACAAGGCTGGTAAAGTCTACGTCGATACAAAATTCTCGAAATTATTAGGTAGGGCCCCATTAATGGTTCCTGGTATGACACCAACTACCGTTAACCCAGAAATAGTCGCGGCCACTATTAATGCTGGTTACCACGTCGAATTAGCTGGTGGTGGTTACTTCAATGCTTCATCTATGCAAAAGGCTTTAGAAGACGTCAGGGATCATATTGTTCCTGGTTCTGGTATTGGTCTTAACTTAATTTATGTTAGTCCAAGAATGTTACAATGGGGTATCCCATTGATCAAGGAATTGAGAGAAAAGGGATTCCCAATTCAATCGATGTCTATTGGTGCTGGTGTACCATCTTTAGAGGTTGCAACCGAATATATTGAAACATTAGGCTTAACTCATTTAGGTTTAAAACCTGGTTCGATCGATGCCATCTCTCAATGTATTACCATCGCTAAAGCACACCCAACTTACCCAATTGTATTACAATGGACTGGTGGTAGAGGTGGTGGCCATCATTCTTTTGAAGATTTCCATCAACCTATTTTACAGATGTACTCTAAGATTAGAAGATGCTCCAACATTGTTTTGATCGCTGGTTCCGGTTTCGGCTCTGACGAAGATACTTACCCATACTTAACTGGTACATGGTCACAAACTTACAAGCATCCACCAATGCCTTTTGATGGTGTTTTATTTGGTTCGCGTGTTATGACTGCCAAAGAAGCACATACTTCATTGGATGCTAAGAAGGCCATTGCGTCCTGTACTGGTGTCACTGATGGTCAATGGGAAAGTACTTATAAGAAGCCAACTGGTGGTATCATTACTGTCAGATCAGAAATGGGTGAACCAATCCATAAAATTGCCACTAGAGGTGTTATGTTATGGAAAGAATTGGATGATACCATTTTCAACTTACCTAAAAACAAATTAACAGAAGCcttaaagaagaagaaggattacattatcaataaattgaacaagGATTTCCAAAAACCATGGTTCGGTAAGAATGATTCTGGTGTTTGTGATTTACAAGATATGACTTACCAACAAGTTGCCAACAGATTGATTGAATTAATGTATGTCAAGAAGTCTTCCAGATGGATTGATCTTTCATTAAGAAACTTCGTGTGTGATTTCTTGAGAAGagttgaagaaagattCACTACCCAAGCTGATTCGGTTTCcttattgcaaaattttgcTCAATTACAAGACGAGCCACAAGTTTTCACAGACAAATTCTTCGACCACTTTGTGTTGGCTCAAACCCAATTGatcaatgaagaagattgcgatttcttcttgatgTGCTGTCAAAGACCACATCAGAAACCAGTTCCTTTTGTTCctattattgatgaaagaTTGGAATACTTCTTTAAGAAGGATTCGTTATGGCAATCAGAAGATTTAGAAGCAGTTGTCGGTGAGGATGTTCAAAAGACTTGTATCTTACACGGTCCAGTTGCAGCTCAATTTACTACAAAGGTGAACGAGCCAATCAAGGATATCATGGACTCCATTCATGATGGACACATTGCTAAGTTACTCCAAGATGAATATGATGGCGATAAATCAAAGATCCCAACCGTTGAGTATTTCGGAGGCCAACTTCCAGGTTCTCTTAATTCTGTTCCTAGTGGAGTTTCCATTGAATCGTCTGATGATAAGGTAATTTACAGACTTAGTTCTCAAAAATCCTTGCCATCGAAGGCGCAATGGTTAGAATTGTTAGCAGGTAATACATTGAGCTGGTTGCATGCTTTTATTACGACCGATAGGGTTGTTCAAGGATACAACCACGTTTCAAACCCTCTTCACGATGTTTTAATTCCAAGTGGTGAAGTTGTCGTTGAAGTTTCTCATCCAAATAACTCGTCCAAGACTTCATTAGTTGTCTTAGAACCATTGAATGGGGAGTTACAACCGGTAGTTAACATTAAATTGGTCAAAGAATCAgtcattcaatttgaattgattgaaCATAGAACTGCCGATTCCAAGCCAGTAGCCTTACCTTTCTTGTACACCTATGCACCTAATGATGGATTTGCACCAATCTTAGAGGTTATGGAAGGTAGAAACGATAGAATAAAAGAGTTTTACTGGAAGTTATGGTTCGGTTCCAATGTTCCagttgattttgatattgatgtcGAAAAGGCTATTGTCGGAGATGAACTCACTATTACTGGTCAGGATATCTCTGAATTCACTCATGCGATCGGTAACAAGTGCGAGGCATTCGTTTCAAGACCAGGTAAGGTTAGCTTGGCTCCAATGgattttgcaattgttATTGGTTGGAAGGCTATTATGAAAGCCATTTTCCCTAAAACGATTGACGGTGACTTGTTGAGATTGGTCCATATGTTTAATGGCTACAGAATGATTCCTGGTGCTGAAccattgaaaaaaaatgaCGTTGTTTCATCAAGTGCTGAAATCAAGGCTGTTTTGAATCAACCATCTGGTAAGTTAGTTGAAGTTATTGGAACTATATACAGAGAAAACCAACCAGTTATGGAAGTCACTTCTCAATTTTTGTATCGTGGTGAATACGtcgattttgaaaacaCCTTCCAAAAGGTTACTGAAACACCCgttcaaattcatttcGATTCTGCCAAGGACTTGGCTATCTTGAAGTCTAAGGAATGGTTCCACTTAGAAAAAGATATTGAGTTATTAAACCAAGTCTTGACTTTCCGTTGTGAATCCACTTATAAATTTAAGAGTGCTGAAGTTTACTCGTCGATCACTACTGTTGGTCAAATCTACTTAGAATTACCAACCAAGGAAGTCATTCAAATTGGTTCGGTTGATTACGAAGCGGGCAAGTCATACGGTAACCCAGTCACGGATTACTTATCTAGAAACGGTACTACTATTGAACAAGCCATTAAGTTTGAAAACTCCATTCCAATTTCAAGTGGTGAGGAATTGACTTCCAAAGCTCCAAACACTAATGAACCATATGCCAAGGTTTCTGGTGATTACAACCCAATCCACGTTTCCAGAGTTTTTGCTTCATATGCTAAGTTACCTGGCACTATCACTCATGGTATGTTCTCATCTGCTTCTATTAGAGGCTTAGTTGAAGAATGGGCTGCCAACAATGTTGCTTCCAGAGTCAGAGCTTTCAAGAGTACATTCGTCGGTATGGTTTTGCCAAACGATATCTTGCAAACTACTTTGGAACACATTGGTATGATCAACGGTCGTAAGATTATCAAGGTTGAGACTAGAAATGTCGAAACTGACACCTTAGTATTATCTGGTGAAGCTGAAATTGAACAACCAATTACTACTTACGTCTTTACTGGTCAAGGTTCTCAAGAACAAGGTATGGGTATGGACTTATATGATAGTTCTGATGTTGCTAAGGATGTTTGGGACAGGGCTGATCGTCATTTCCTTGATAACTATGGTTTCTCGATCCTTAACATTGTCAAGAACAATCCAAATGAATTAACTATTCACTTTGGTGGTGCTAAAGGTAGGAAGATTAGGGACAACTATATTGGAATGATGTTCGAAACTATAGGCGAAGCTGGCGAAATTAAATCTGAAAAGATCTTCAAGGAGATTGATTATACGACAACATCTTTTACTTTCGTGTCTCCAACTGGTTTATTGTCAGCTACCCAGTTTACCCAACCAGCTTTAACATTAATGGAAAAGGCATCTTatgaagatattaaatCTAAGGGATTAGTTCCAGAAAACATTATGTTTGCTGGTCACTCGTTAGGTGAATATTCGGCATTATCTTCTTTGGCAAATGTTATGCCAATTGAATCGTTAGTTGATGTCGTTTTCTATCGTGGTATGACAATGCAAGTTGCTGTTCCAAGAGATGAATTAGGTAGATCTAATTACGGTATGTGTGCTGTCAATCCAACCAGAGTTAGTCCAACTTTCAATGACGCGGCCTTGAGATttgttattgatgaagttgCAAAGAAGACCGGTTGGTTATTGGAAATTGTTAACTATAACGTTGAAAACACTCAATACGTTACTGCTGGTGATTTGAGAGGATTAGATACCTTAACTAATGTTTTGAATGTCATCAAGTTaaacaaaattgatatCGTTAAATTACAGGATACTATGTCTTTAGAAGAGGTCGCTGCTCATttacaagaaattattagCGAAGTTTCCGCACAATCATTAGCCAAACCACAACCAATTGACTTACAAAGAGGTTTTGCCGTTATCCCATTGAAGGGTATTTCTGTTCCATTCCATTCTTCATACTTAATGTCTGGTGTTAAACCGTTCCAAAGATTCTTATGTAAGAAGATTCCAAAGTCATCAGTCAAACCAAATGACTTGattaacaaatatattccaaatttgaCTGCCAAACCATTCGAAATTACCAAGGCTTATTTCGAAGAAGTTTATGAATTAACCAAATCTGATAAGATCAAGAacataattgataattggGAATCTTATGAGTCTGcttaa